One Hydrogenophaga crassostreae genomic region harbors:
- the fliE gene encoding flagellar hook-basal body complex protein FliE has protein sequence MDARISPLSSQSLNPTSLQMKRPASAGGASAVDGGFSGNFKNALKEVSAAQNEATRLQTQVQLGNPAVSLEETMLSMQKAQIGFQATLNVRNRMVQAYTDIMNMSV, from the coding sequence ATGGACGCGAGAATTTCGCCACTCTCCAGCCAGTCGCTGAACCCGACCAGCCTGCAGATGAAGCGCCCTGCTTCGGCAGGTGGCGCCAGCGCCGTGGATGGCGGGTTTTCTGGCAATTTCAAAAACGCGCTGAAGGAAGTCAGCGCCGCTCAAAACGAGGCCACCCGGTTGCAGACCCAGGTTCAGCTGGGCAACCCCGCCGTCAGCCTGGAAGAAACCATGCTCTCGATGCAAAAGGCCCAGATCGGCTTCCAGGCCACACTCAACGTGCGCAACCGCATGGTTCAGGCCTATACCGACATCATGAATATGTCCGTTTGA
- a CDS encoding flagellar protein FliT: MKQSLLDYYKAIENASGKMLEAAKGEDWDGVMELESTCAILIAQLRSRSRIAKLAPEERQEKTQIMKRILRTDAEIRNLAEPWLADLAFITEATPSALH, from the coding sequence ATGAAGCAATCCCTGTTGGACTATTACAAGGCCATTGAGAATGCGAGCGGGAAGATGCTCGAAGCCGCCAAGGGCGAAGACTGGGACGGCGTGATGGAGCTGGAAAGCACCTGCGCCATTCTGATCGCCCAGCTGCGCAGCCGCTCACGCATTGCAAAGCTCGCTCCCGAGGAGCGCCAGGAAAAGACCCAGATCATGAAACGCATCCTGCGCACCGATGCCGAAATACGCAATCTGGCCGAGCCCTGGCTCGCCGACCTGGCTTTCATCACTGAAGCAACGCCTTCGGCACTTCATTAG
- the fliS gene encoding flagellar export chaperone FliS, whose product MFTSVNSRAAAAYQRIAAETSVQAASPHQLVGLLYDALLQAIASARGALTRGDIAAKGVAIGKAVRLIEEGLKAGLNLEQGGEVAANLHQMYTYSVMRLTQANVRNDAAALAEVSRLIEPVADAWKQIQGPRAANLQPVKSAGA is encoded by the coding sequence ATGTTCACCTCGGTCAACTCACGCGCAGCAGCAGCCTACCAGCGCATCGCCGCCGAAACCAGCGTTCAGGCAGCCTCCCCCCATCAACTGGTGGGCCTGCTCTATGACGCATTGCTCCAGGCCATCGCCTCGGCCCGTGGCGCGCTGACACGGGGTGACATCGCTGCCAAAGGCGTGGCGATTGGCAAGGCGGTTCGCCTCATCGAAGAGGGGCTCAAGGCGGGCTTGAACCTGGAGCAAGGGGGCGAAGTTGCTGCCAACCTCCACCAGATGTACACCTACAGCGTCATGCGATTGACTCAAGCCAATGTGCGCAACGATGCCGCAGCGTTGGCAGAAGTGTCTCGCCTGATTGAGCCCGTGGCCGACGCATGGAAACAAATCCAGGGCCCTCGTGCCGCCAACCTTCAACCCGTCAAATCGGCTGGAGCCTGA
- the fliD gene encoding flagellar filament capping protein FliD: MVGPISSPGLGSGLDVQGIVTQLVAIEKAPISTLQKQATTFQTKLSVYGTIKSQVAALGDAANKLATSGGWNAVTASSSNPSAIGMTATAGAPATSVTMEVQQLAKAQSTASASVASGTAMGSGTMTIELGSWSGSSFTAGANTPVSVTIDAGSDSLAEIAAKINDADGGVTATVLKDASGERLLLRSKDTGEANGFRISVADDDGNDTDASGLSSLAFDAGNANGMSQTQAGQNALATVNGLAINTASNKLTNTLPGMTIQLSQVTTNPVELVVQPDTDAVQANVKSFVDAYNTLVSNLASATRYDAGTKKAGVLQGDSTAVGLQGALRSMMRSTTASSPFTRLSDVGVEMQTGGTLKLNTTKFGEALGDLSGLRALFGESTGNDATEGFGLKVKKFTDGLNAAEGLMSNKSAGIQRQIDRNSDEQERITDRAARVETRLLAQYNAMDATVSKLNSLNTFISQQITLWNKS; the protein is encoded by the coding sequence ATGGTGGGACCTATTTCTTCACCCGGTCTGGGCAGTGGTCTGGATGTCCAGGGCATCGTCACCCAACTCGTTGCCATCGAAAAGGCACCGATCAGCACCCTGCAAAAACAGGCCACGACATTCCAGACCAAACTGTCTGTCTACGGCACCATCAAGTCGCAAGTGGCGGCATTGGGTGATGCAGCGAACAAGCTGGCAACGTCTGGCGGATGGAACGCGGTGACCGCCAGTTCGTCCAACCCCAGCGCCATCGGCATGACCGCAACCGCGGGAGCACCTGCCACGTCGGTCACGATGGAAGTGCAGCAACTGGCCAAGGCACAATCCACGGCATCGGCATCGGTCGCCTCCGGTACGGCCATGGGCAGCGGCACCATGACCATCGAGCTGGGCAGCTGGAGCGGAAGCAGTTTCACTGCGGGTGCGAACACACCGGTGAGCGTAACCATCGATGCCGGCAGCGATTCATTGGCCGAAATCGCCGCCAAGATCAACGATGCAGACGGTGGCGTGACCGCCACCGTTCTGAAAGACGCTTCAGGCGAAAGACTCTTGTTGCGCTCCAAAGACACGGGCGAAGCCAACGGCTTTCGCATCAGCGTGGCCGACGACGATGGCAACGACACCGATGCCAGCGGTCTGTCGAGCCTGGCTTTCGATGCGGGCAATGCCAACGGCATGAGCCAGACCCAGGCAGGGCAGAATGCGTTGGCAACGGTCAACGGCCTGGCCATCAACACGGCGAGCAACAAGCTCACCAACACCTTGCCCGGCATGACCATCCAGCTCTCGCAGGTCACCACCAACCCGGTGGAACTTGTGGTGCAGCCCGATACCGATGCGGTCCAAGCAAATGTGAAGTCGTTTGTCGACGCTTACAACACACTGGTCAGCAACCTCGCCAGCGCCACGCGCTATGACGCCGGAACCAAGAAGGCTGGGGTGCTGCAAGGCGACTCCACCGCCGTCGGACTGCAGGGTGCCTTGCGCAGCATGATGAGATCAACCACCGCCAGCAGTCCGTTCACACGGCTCAGCGACGTGGGCGTAGAGATGCAGACAGGCGGCACCTTGAAGCTCAACACCACCAAGTTTGGGGAAGCCCTCGGCGACCTCTCGGGATTGCGCGCCTTGTTCGGCGAGAGCACCGGCAACGACGCCACCGAAGGCTTTGGACTCAAGGTCAAGAAATTCACGGACGGACTGAACGCGGCCGAAGGACTCATGAGCAACAAGTCTGCCGGCATTCAGCGGCAGATCGACCGCAACAGCGACGAGCAAGAACGCATCACCGACCGCGCAGCGCGGGTCGAGACCCGCCTGCTCGCGCAATACAACGCCATGGATGCCACGGTGAGCAAACTCAATTCGCTCAACACCTTCATCAGCCAGCAAATCACGCTGTGGAACAAGTCCTGA